The Abyssisolibacter fermentans nucleotide sequence GAGAGGGGCACGAATCTGAGAATCTTTGCTGGTTCCTGTAAAGAAGCAATTTTTTTCATTTTGTAGAAGCGTTGAAAAAATTACTTCTTAAAAGTCACCTAAAAAGAAACCTCAGATTGAGCCATAGTGAATTTGTTGGTTGAAACAGTTACTAGAGCAGTTGGTTACTGTTTGATTTAGAGTAGATGCGATTAGAGCGGCATAAGCCGTTTTTTTGCTTTTTAGTAAAGAACATTGCAGAATCGTCTTTTATCTATTATTAAAATACATACAGTAATAAAATTATATATGTAAAAATAAATTATTAGTCCTATGTTCAAAAAAATTTATCAGCTATTCGAATTTAATCTTTTTTAATAATTATATACCAAGGAAGTGGTGATAAAAGTGAAGAAAAAAAAGTATGGAATAAGGGATATAGTAAAATTGCCATTTAAGTATGCTCATGGTTATGCTGGTTTGATAGCAGTCCAAAAAATACTAAATGGTATAGTACCGACACTACAAGTATTAGCTACTGCCAAGTTTTTAGACACTGCTATAGCTATAGTTAATGGAAAGAGAGATTATTATGAAATATTTGTACCTATAATTATAGTAGTATTACTTTTAGTTTATTCATGGGTATCAGAGCAGCTTATAAAGTTTATAAATGTAAAGTTTGAGATGAGGCTTAGGGAAAAATTTAGAGTTAATATTACTGAAAAAAGAGCAAAGCTAAAATATAAGCATGTGGAGAATTCTGATATTTGGAATTTAATATCAAGGGTTATAAAAGAGCCTGAAATTCAGATAAAAAATGCTTATAATGATTTTTTGTCTTTAGTAGCTCTTATTATAAGAATATTAGGTTTACTACTTGTGCTTATTACTCATGTTTGGTGGACTGCAGTAGCTATAATCATAGTATCAGTTCCATTATTCAAGGTTGCACTTAAAAATGGTGAAGATATTTATGAAGCTGACAGGGAAGTGTCTAAATATAAAAGAAAGTTTGAATATTTGGGGGAAGTCTTAACTGGAAGAGAGTGTGTAGAGGAAAGAACACTATTTGGGTATACTGACGTAATTAATGATAGATGGCAACAGCAGTATGAAACTGCAAGAAAGATTGAGTACAAAACAGATTTGATATGTTTTGCAAGAGCAAGATTTAGAGGCATTATTACTGCACTTATTTCTGTAACTATAGTTATAATATTAATAAAACCAGTCCATGCAGGAATGATGAGTGTAGGTATATTTATATCTATTTCTAATGGTGTTTTTGAACTCATTAAATTGATGTCTTACCAATTTACTTTATATATAGAAGCACTATCAAAGAATTTTGAGTATTTAAAAGATTTAAGTGACTTTGCTATGTTAGATGAATGTGAAGGAGCAGTTGATACTCCTTCAGATGAAAAAGTTATATTTAAATCTTTAGAGTTCAGGAATGTATCTTTTAAATATCCGGGTAAAGATAATTATATATTAAAAAATCTTTCTTTCATTATAAATGAAGGATATCATTATGCTTTTGTAGGAGTAAACGGAGCAGGGAAGACAACTATAACTAAACTTATAACTGGTTTATATGATGAATATGAGGGACAAATTTTAATCAATGGAGTAAATATTAAAAAATATAATCATAGCAAGCTTAAGAGTATGTATTCAGTAGTATATCAGGATTTTGCAAAATATTATATTTCTTTTAAAGATAATATAGCTTTGGGAAACATTAATAATATGATTAATGAAGATAATGAAGCAGGCATTCAAGCTTCTATCAAGTTTATGGAATTAAACAGTGTAGCTGATAATTTATCTAAAGGATTAGATACACATCTTGGTAAAATTAAAAGCAATGGAGTAGATTTATCTGGAGGACAGTGGCAACGAATAGGTATGGCTAGAAGCATTATAAGCTGTGCACCTATTAGAATACTAGATGAGCCTACAGCTTCCATCGACCCGATAAGTGAAAGTAATATTTATAAGCAGTTTGAGCAAATAAGTAGTGATAAAACTACGATTTTTATAAGTCATAGACTAGGTGCAACAAAGCTTGCTAATGAAATTTATGTAATTAAGGATGGAATGATTAAGGAAAAAGGTTCACATGAGCAGTTGATGAAGCAAAAGGGAATTTATTCATACATGTATGAGAGTCAAAGGAGCTGGTATTTATGATAAAAGATAACAAGAAAAAAGATATTTCTTTTTGCAGTGTAGTATGTAGAATAGTACCTATGGCTTTTAAAGCGTGTCCTGTCTATTTTATTATATGCAATTTAATTGGAATATTACATGGTTTATCGCATGGTTTTAGCACTTATATGACGCAAAAATTTTTTGATTCTGTATCAGATGTAGTAGGGAATAATGGGATGATTAATGATGCAATGTTAATGGCAGTGGCTTTAGGAATAGCATTTATTTTATCCCAAATAATTAATGGTATTGATAATTTTATGTATTATAACAAAGAAAATATAATGATTAGATATATTAGCAAGAAGATAAATAATAAGGCTGGAAAATTAGATCCATTAGTTTTTGAAAAAACAGAATGTCTGGATGATATAAAAAAAGCAAAAATAGGAGCTCAGAACAGTGCAAATTTACTAGAGGTACTGACAAGTATTTTTACACTTTATCTTCCTTATTTTGTTTTTATGGCAGTGTATTTATATAAATTAAAACCAATTCTTGTAATGTCAATATTAATAATATTTATACCTACTGTTATAACTCAACTGGTTAGAGTGAAATCATTTGATGAATTAGCAGATGAAGCTGCACCTATAAGAAGAGAATTTGAGTATTATGAAAAGTGTATTGGTGATAGAGAATACTATAAAGAGACTAGAATTTTAGGGGCTTTTATATACTTTAAAAATCTTTATTTAACTTCATTGAAACTGCTTAATAAGAAAATATGGACTATAGAAAAAAAATCTGGGTTTATGGAGTTAGGCATGAAGCTGATAACCCTTCTTGGATACATGGGAGTTTTGTGTTTGCTTTTTGATTCACTGTTAAAAGGAGATATAACTGTGGGAGCTTTTGGAGCAGTATTTTCTTCTATAGGATTTATGATAAGTGTAATGGAAGAGATAATATGCAGGCGAATAGGAGACATTACAAGAAATCTTGGAACTGTAAAAAATCTTATAAGATTTCTTGATATGCCAGAAAGAGAAGGAGAAGATGTAGTAATAAAAGGAGTTCCTAATATATCTGTAAAGGATGTTTCATTTATTTATCCAGATGCTAATAAAGCTTCCTTATCCAATATTAATTTAGAGATTAAAAGTGGAGAAACTATTGCAATAGTTGGAGCAAATGGAGCTGGCAAAAGTACTTTAGTTAAGTTATTGATGGGTATATACAGACCAGCAGATGGAAGAGTGCTACTTGGTGGAGCAGATACTACTAAAGCATCTTCTAAATCTATATATGAAAATATATCAGCAGTATTTCAAAAATATCAAAGATATAAGATGACACTAGGTGATAATACAGCAATTAGCTCAGTAAAAAAAGGGTTAAATGAAAATAGTAAAATTAAGCATAAATATTTAAAGGAAGCTTTAACTAAAGCAGATTTACAAATTGATAAAGAAAAGTTTCCATATGGATATGAAACTGTTCTTTATCGTGAATTTGACGGAGTAGATTTATCAGGAGGACAGTGGCAAAGAGTAGCTATTGCAAGAGCATTTTATAGAAAACACAATATGATAGTACTTGATGAACCGACAGCAGCCATTGATCCTGTACAGGAAACTAAAATGTATAATAAATTTGCCCAAATGTCAGAGGGAAAGACAGCAATAATTGTTACTCATAGATTAGGATCAGCTAAAATAGCTGATAGAATAGTAGTTATGGATGATGGGGGAATAGCTGAAATAGGAACTCATGATGAGCTAATAAAGAAAAGAGGAAAATATAGAGAAATGTATGAGGCGCAAAGTAAATGGTATGTTAATGAAGAAGAAAAAATCACAATGTGAAGAATATTCGCATTGTGATTTTTTAAGCAGAGAACTCAGTATCCTTTGCTATAATAAAATTAGGGTACAGTCAAACAAAAAGTTTACAAGTTGGAAACATTTTTTTTATTCTTTAGAAAACTAAAATATCTATAATATACCTATAAAAAAAGAGGAGGTAAAAAGCATGATTGATAAAATGAGATTTAAATTAGTAAAAAAGAAGTTATGTATATCTTTAATACTAGGTATGGCGATATGTAGTATGACAGCTTGCAGTGATGATCAAGTTCATACAGGAATTGAAAAAGATAAGAAAATGGTGGTTCTTGAGAATCAGCAGGAGGATATAAACAATGTTTTAGGAGTACAAAATATTGAAAGAATAGAAGGTTTTAGAGCTGTTAAATGGTTAGATGACGAAAGAATTATAGGTATTGATGAAAAAGATTCAGTTGAAAATGTTTGTATTTTTGATGTAAAAGAATTAACTCTAAAAACTTTGAGTAATAATAAAGAAACAAATGATAATGATATGGCAACTTATTTTGAAAGAATTTATTGTACAGAAGATAAAAATTATATATTATATCAAAAACTTATAGATAAAGATTATGACAAAAGGACTATATATGTATATGATTTAAAACAATCAAAAGAAACGAAACTGGCTGATGGAGTAAATGCTATGAATATGGTTTTTGATAATAAGGTTATATTTGCAAAAGGTATGAAAATATATGTGTATGATTTTAATGGGAATAAGACAGAAATTAAAATGCCTAAAGAGCTGGAGAATGAAATTAAGGATTTTGATATAACTTTTGAACATTATCTTGATAGTTTGCATGTCAGCGATGATGAAAGACATATTGAAAGCTTCATGAAAAAATTGGAGACAAAATATAAGTTTGAAAAAGAAAATAATTGCATACAAGTACTAAATAGTAAAGATGATGAAATCTATATTGGTACTTATTTAAGTTATTGTAGTAACAAATATTTTGCATACAACTTAAAAACAAATAAGTATAGAGAGTTTGATAGATTCATTAAAAAAGAGAATGAAAAGACAATTGATAGTTTTAAAACATATGAAGATGAAAAAATAGTTGCATTAGAGCAGCCAAATGGTTCTGATGATTATGAACTTTGGAGATTAGATTCTGATGGTAAGCATATAGAACTTATTGAAAAAGGACAAATAAATATAAATAGAGAATTTGTAATTTCACAAGACAATAGTAAAGTTGCATATTTTTTAGATGTGTCAGATGGAAAAAATAAAATTGTTATATATGATCTTCAATCGGGTAAAAAATTTGAAATGTTCGAAGAAATCGGAACTGTTTTATTTAACAAGATTTCAAATAAGGTTGCAGTTATATCAGTTAATGTAGATGATGATATGCATTTAAATTTTTTTACAAATATCTATACTTTGAATTAGCTTGTGAAATATTTTAAATTAAAAACAGCACAAGAACTCCTATTATTTATATAACAAGGCGTAATATGACTCACATTTCTATAGGCGGCGGATACTGAATAGATTAAAAGACAGGTGGTGTTCAATATCGCGCCTTGTTGAAACGGTGTGCTGCAATTACTACATAATTGCTACGTTGTTATAATAGGAATATTGTGCTTTTTTATAGTATCTCAATATTAATTTGTTATAATAACTACATGGACAAAAACTAAAGAAGGTGAAAAAATGAGCATTAAGATTTTAGTTGCAGATGATGAAGAAAATATTGCAAACTCAATTGCATATGCGCTAAAACGTGAGCAATATGAAGTTTATACTGCATATGATGGAGAAGAAGCTATGGATATTATTAAGAATAACTGTCTTGATATACTCATACTTGATATTATGATGCCAAAGGTTAATGGTTATGATGTTTTAAGAAAAATCGTAAATGACATGCAAATAGGAATAATAATGCTGACAGCTAAGAGCAGTTTGGTAGATAAAGTACTAGGGCTTGAGCTTGGAGCTGATGACTATGTAACAAAGCCTTTTGACATTCAAGAATTGATTGCTAGGGTAAGATCATTATGTAGACGTTTAAAAAAAGGTGAAAGTAGTGGAGATAATAGGAGTAGCCAAAATATAATATGTGTAGAAGAATTAAAGATTAATATTAAGGAAAGGGTAGTTTGTTTAGGTGATAATATGCTGCATTTAAAGCCTAAAGAATTTGATTTGTTAACATTTCTATTACAAAATAATAGAATAACCTTTACAAGGGATAATATTCTAGATGAAGTATGGGGACAAGACTATTTTGGAGGAACGAGAACAGTTGATATTCATATACAGCGAATAAGAAAAAAACTTGGAAAATATGGAGTAATAATAAAGACTGTTCCAAAGATTGGCTATAAAGCAGTGGAGAATTTAAATGAAAATTAGTATAAAGGTAAAGTTAACTGTTTTTTTAATTCTTTTGTTAATATTTAATCTTATAATTATTAGTATATTCACATTAAATGGAGTTAAAGAGAACCAAAAGGAATCATATGAAATATTTTTAAAAGACAACAGTAAAACTGCGAATCTATATATCAGAGAAAAGTTTCTTGTAACCAAAAGCAAGGATTTTGAGAAATTTTACATAGAAAATGCGAGTAAGATTAGCTTAGAACTTGCAAGAATGCTAGATTTAAAAACAGTTTTGTATGATAATAATGGTAATGTAATTTCAAACATTCAAAATCTTATAGATAATAATGATAATACAAAATTATTATCTAAAGCACTTGAAAATAATATTGTATACCAAAAAGAAGGAGACAGAATAATATATGCGGCTCCTGTTTATGATCTAGAAAAACAAATTGGAGTATTAAAATTTGAGTATAGTATAAAAAAGCAAAGAATTTTTTATGAAGATATAAGAAAATTATTTTTAAAAGTTGGACTTGTATCCATTATTGTTACTTTTATATTAGCAAGGCTGTATTTTATAGATATTGTAAAAAGCATAATAATACTAAAAGAATCAATTAAGAATGTTGAAAAAGGTAATTACGATTGTATAGAAATAATAAACAGAAGTGATGAGTTTGGTGAATTAGGCAAAGGAATTCTTGCAATGTCTAAAAAAATAAAAAATAATATTAATCAGATTAACAATGAGAAAAAGAAATTAAAAAAAGCATTAGTGAAACTTCAAAAACTCGAAAAAAGGCAGAGAGAATTCATAGGAGATATAACTCATGAATTTAAAACTCCAATAACTGTAATTAAGGCACAGATTGATTTGATAACTTTATATAATGACGATGAAAACATGGTTAACAAATCAAAAGAAATTGCAGAAAAAGAATTAAAACGGTTAGATAGTATGATTGAAAATATACTTTATTTGTCTAGAACGGAGAAATATGATTTTGAATTAAAAAGAAGAAAAATTAATACCAAAATAATTTTAAAAGAAATAATTGAAAGAATGACAGGTAAAGCATCAAAATATGGAATTGAAATAATAGAAAATATAAAAGAAGCATGTGTTTACATGGATTATGATAGTTTTATGCAAATATTTATTAATCTCATAGATAATGCAATAAAATACAATAATATTGATGGAAAGATATTTATAAGAAGTTATATTATAGATAATAAAAATTACATTGAAATAGAGGATACTGGTATCGGAATACCAAATGAACACAAGAGACGAATTTTTGAACCTTTTTACACTATAGAAAAAAACAGGTCTAAAAAGTTTTCTGGAACAGGACTTGGATTAGCACTAGTATATAAGCTTTTAGAAAAACAGAATGCAGCAATAAGTGTTTTAGATGGTGATAAAGGAACTATTTTTAAAGTTAAAATTCCTTTATATAAAGATATTAATGGAAATGATGATTAATAAATAAAATGTTTATGATTTTCATAATTTTAGATTTATTATAAAATAATTTAAATTAATAAAAATAAAGGGTTATGAAAATAAATATAGAAATAAAGTTTTAAATTATGTTTTTGTGAACACTACTAAAATTTATGAAGGGGAGTAATATAATGAATTTGATACGTGCTCATACGTAAGACCTAAAGTTTAAAACAAGACCTCCACCTTGATTTATATTAATGCCAAATATCAATAAATTAAGGAAGGTGTAGAGACTATGAAATTTAAGGTTAAAAGTAATATATGGAAGTTATATGGATACTATTTTTTTCATAATTTTATTTTAGCATACGTAATTGAGAGGCTTTACTGGCAGCAAAGGGGAATGTCTATACAGCAGGTGGTATATACTGAAATAATTTATGCAGTTATTATAATTATTTTAGAAGTGCCTACAGGCTATTGGGCAGATGCTTGGAGCAGAAAAAATTTAATTGTAATAGGAAGTATTCTTACTTGTTTAGAGTTTATTATTTTAATATATGCATGTGAATTTTGGCATTTTGCATTTGCCGTAGGAGTAGCAGCAGTTCAAAAGGCACTTTGTAGTGGTGCTACTAATGCACTATTGTATGATTCTTTAAAAGTAATTAATTACGAAAATGATTTTGAAAAGATATTAGGGAGAATTAGATTTTTTGATTATACGGCAGCTACATTAGCAGCATTAATGGGTAGTATTTTAGGTGTTAAATTGGGATTTGTCAGTAATTATTGGTTATCACTAGTTAGTACAATTATTTCTCTAGTATTTGCCATTATGCTGATTGAACCTAATATAAATAAGAGAGAATGTGAATGTAGGGATAAAGAATATATTAAACAGTCAATAGATTTTCTAAAAGGACATAAATCTGTGAGATTTGTACTGCTGATAGGTATTTTTATTGGCGCCAATATTGTTTACTTAGATGAATTTTGGCAAATTTATCTAAATGAAATCAATATACCTGTTATATTTTTTGGATTAATTAGCTCGTTAAATTCAATAATTGTGAGTATTTCAAGTTTATGTGCCTATAAAATAAAGGGAAGATTTGATGAAGGTAAGTTATTTTTAATATTAATTATCATATTTTCATTTAGTTTTATTTTAATGTCCTTTACAAAATCAATTAATGGTCTGTTTTTTATAGCTTTGATTTATGGAAGTTCAGGCATAATACAGCCATTAGTATCTGGATATCTGCATCATAGAATTGAATCTTCATATCGTGCTACAATTGAGTCATTTCAATCTCTAGCTTTAAGAGTTATGACTATGACAGTGGGGCTGGTATTTGGTAAAATAGCATCAAAGTTTTCGATTTTTGAAGGTTTTAGATTCATTGGTGTTGTGTCTATTGTTTATTTGGTTTATTATGCAGTAAATAAATCAAAAAATGATTTAAATGTCAAAGCACGAAAGAGCTAAAACATCTATTATAAATAGGAGAATTGCTTATTTATAGCTTTATTATATATTAAATTGAGGTGTTTGTATGAAATCTAAAATAATTGAGATTGAATCATATATTGGGTTCAATCTAAAGAACGAGTTAATAATGCAAAGTGGAGAAACACTTGTAATTCAATTGCCTGGTGGGAAGTATACGATAATGGCTCCATATATGTATTATTCATATAATATTGCATTAGAACAAGGTTGTGATGTATTGACAATTGAATATGGATTTCAGAGAACGAATAAACCTTATTGTAAAGATGATTTACCAAATATCGTTAAAGAATGTAAAGAAATAATTAATAAAGCATTAGCTATAAAAAAATATAAAAGAATTATTTTTTGTGGTAAATGTATAGGTTGTGAAATACAAACAATAATAGCACCCGATTATCAGAATTATAATACTGAATATATATTTATAACACCATATGTATCAAGTATTCCTTTAATGAAAAATAAAAGAAGCCTTTTGATAATTG carries:
- a CDS encoding ABC transporter ATP-binding protein, which gives rise to MKKKKYGIRDIVKLPFKYAHGYAGLIAVQKILNGIVPTLQVLATAKFLDTAIAIVNGKRDYYEIFVPIIIVVLLLVYSWVSEQLIKFINVKFEMRLREKFRVNITEKRAKLKYKHVENSDIWNLISRVIKEPEIQIKNAYNDFLSLVALIIRILGLLLVLITHVWWTAVAIIIVSVPLFKVALKNGEDIYEADREVSKYKRKFEYLGEVLTGRECVEERTLFGYTDVINDRWQQQYETARKIEYKTDLICFARARFRGIITALISVTIVIILIKPVHAGMMSVGIFISISNGVFELIKLMSYQFTLYIEALSKNFEYLKDLSDFAMLDECEGAVDTPSDEKVIFKSLEFRNVSFKYPGKDNYILKNLSFIINEGYHYAFVGVNGAGKTTITKLITGLYDEYEGQILINGVNIKKYNHSKLKSMYSVVYQDFAKYYISFKDNIALGNINNMINEDNEAGIQASIKFMELNSVADNLSKGLDTHLGKIKSNGVDLSGGQWQRIGMARSIISCAPIRILDEPTASIDPISESNIYKQFEQISSDKTTIFISHRLGATKLANEIYVIKDGMIKEKGSHEQLMKQKGIYSYMYESQRSWYL
- a CDS encoding ABC transporter ATP-binding protein, which translates into the protein MIKDNKKKDISFCSVVCRIVPMAFKACPVYFIICNLIGILHGLSHGFSTYMTQKFFDSVSDVVGNNGMINDAMLMAVALGIAFILSQIINGIDNFMYYNKENIMIRYISKKINNKAGKLDPLVFEKTECLDDIKKAKIGAQNSANLLEVLTSIFTLYLPYFVFMAVYLYKLKPILVMSILIIFIPTVITQLVRVKSFDELADEAAPIRREFEYYEKCIGDREYYKETRILGAFIYFKNLYLTSLKLLNKKIWTIEKKSGFMELGMKLITLLGYMGVLCLLFDSLLKGDITVGAFGAVFSSIGFMISVMEEIICRRIGDITRNLGTVKNLIRFLDMPEREGEDVVIKGVPNISVKDVSFIYPDANKASLSNINLEIKSGETIAIVGANGAGKSTLVKLLMGIYRPADGRVLLGGADTTKASSKSIYENISAVFQKYQRYKMTLGDNTAISSVKKGLNENSKIKHKYLKEALTKADLQIDKEKFPYGYETVLYREFDGVDLSGGQWQRVAIARAFYRKHNMIVLDEPTAAIDPVQETKMYNKFAQMSEGKTAIIVTHRLGSAKIADRIVVMDDGGIAEIGTHDELIKKRGKYREMYEAQSKWYVNEEEKITM
- a CDS encoding response regulator transcription factor; protein product: MSIKILVADDEENIANSIAYALKREQYEVYTAYDGEEAMDIIKNNCLDILILDIMMPKVNGYDVLRKIVNDMQIGIIMLTAKSSLVDKVLGLELGADDYVTKPFDIQELIARVRSLCRRLKKGESSGDNRSSQNIICVEELKINIKERVVCLGDNMLHLKPKEFDLLTFLLQNNRITFTRDNILDEVWGQDYFGGTRTVDIHIQRIRKKLGKYGVIIKTVPKIGYKAVENLNEN
- a CDS encoding sensor histidine kinase produces the protein MKISIKVKLTVFLILLLIFNLIIISIFTLNGVKENQKESYEIFLKDNSKTANLYIREKFLVTKSKDFEKFYIENASKISLELARMLDLKTVLYDNNGNVISNIQNLIDNNDNTKLLSKALENNIVYQKEGDRIIYAAPVYDLEKQIGVLKFEYSIKKQRIFYEDIRKLFLKVGLVSIIVTFILARLYFIDIVKSIIILKESIKNVEKGNYDCIEIINRSDEFGELGKGILAMSKKIKNNINQINNEKKKLKKALVKLQKLEKRQREFIGDITHEFKTPITVIKAQIDLITLYNDDENMVNKSKEIAEKELKRLDSMIENILYLSRTEKYDFELKRRKINTKIILKEIIERMTGKASKYGIEIIENIKEACVYMDYDSFMQIFINLIDNAIKYNNIDGKIFIRSYIIDNKNYIEIEDTGIGIPNEHKRRIFEPFYTIEKNRSKKFSGTGLGLALVYKLLEKQNAAISVLDGDKGTIFKVKIPLYKDINGNDD
- a CDS encoding MFS transporter, producing the protein MKFKVKSNIWKLYGYYFFHNFILAYVIERLYWQQRGMSIQQVVYTEIIYAVIIIILEVPTGYWADAWSRKNLIVIGSILTCLEFIILIYACEFWHFAFAVGVAAVQKALCSGATNALLYDSLKVINYENDFEKILGRIRFFDYTAATLAALMGSILGVKLGFVSNYWLSLVSTIISLVFAIMLIEPNINKRECECRDKEYIKQSIDFLKGHKSVRFVLLIGIFIGANIVYLDEFWQIYLNEINIPVIFFGLISSLNSIIVSISSLCAYKIKGRFDEGKLFLILIIIFSFSFILMSFTKSINGLFFIALIYGSSGIIQPLVSGYLHHRIESSYRATIESFQSLALRVMTMTVGLVFGKIASKFSIFEGFRFIGVVSIVYLVYYAVNKSKNDLNVKARKS
- a CDS encoding alpha/beta hydrolase; this encodes MKSKIIEIESYIGFNLKNELIMQSGETLVIQLPGGKYTIMAPYMYYSYNIALEQGCDVLTIEYGFQRTNKPYCKDDLPNIVKECKEIINKALAIKKYKRIIFCGKCIGCEIQTIIAPDYQNYNTEYIFITPYVSSIPLMKNKRSLLIIGTNDPVFKREHIEEVSSFNNVKVFTIKGANHDLDTDKYDKSIEMLLHSCRVIEEFIR